GTTCATAACCAGTACACACGGCTACATTTTTATATCGTTTACTCAAATGGACAAGCGAATTGAACACAGAAATAGCTCCATAGTCCATAGGATAAGGTTTTCCTGCCCAAATAATTTGCACCGGGAATTCTGAATTGGTCACCAATTCCTCAAATTTTCTAAAATCATGGGTGATCAAATCCGGTCTTTTGTATGCGGCAAATCTTCTAGCCCAGACAATGGTTAACACATCTGGATCAAAGATTTTTCCGGTTTGGTCAGCAACAATCTCAAATGCTCGTTTTTTCAAATAGCGCTTGCGGTCATCAAATCCTTCGTTGTCCGCCTCTTCCATAAATCGGTACAACTGCTTATCTGCCCAATATTTCCAATTTTGCGCATTAGTGATAGATTGAATTTCAGGAATGTTCTCATACTCACCCCACATTCTTCGGCTCACTTCTCCGTGAAGTTTACTCACGCCGTTTGCGGCATGTGCAAATCGCAAAGCCGCAAGACTATGATTAAACATATCCCCACTCATGCCAGTCAATGCTTTTACTTCGTCGATGCTATATCCGTAGAAATAGCTCATTTTATCGCATAGGTAAAAATCATGTTTTTCATTGCCAGCTTCCTCTGGAGTATGAGTGGTGAAGACGAGCTTTTTCTGAACTTCCTCTTTTTTACCCAATTTTTTCATCAGGTAAAAGACACTGCTAACCCCATGTGCCTCATTCAAGTGGTATACTTCGGGATTGAAATTTAATTCATCAATGAGTTTAGCCCCTCCTATTCCTAATATGATCATTTGGGCAATTTTTGCTGCAGTATCCGAATCATAAAGTTTATGGGTAATGGTCTGACTGAGGTAGTCATTTTCAGGAAGATCCGTACTTAATAAGAATAAAGGAGCGGATTTGAATGTGTCAGGGGGAAGGTACCAAGCCTTTACCCATACCGGTTGACTGTGAACTGGTACTTGAAATTTTATTCCAGTATCGACCAGGAATGAGTTGTTTTTTTCATACCACTCTGGCTTGAGGGTTTGATCTTGATTTCGGCTCTGATCATAGTAGCCATACTTCCAAAGGATGCCAATGCCAATCAAGTTCTGCTTCAATTCATAAGCACTTCTTAAATGAGAGCCGGAGAGAAAACCTAACCCACCACTGTAAATTTTCAAGGGTTGGTGGATAGCAAATTCCATGGAGAAGTAGGCCACTGATTTGGAATATTCGGACGAAGGTTCATAAGGAACCTTATAGTTTCTAAAGTCGGTCATAGGTTGGGAGATATTAAATGACAAATAACTGGCTGAAAGTTACAAAGGATTGGCCATAGCGAGGAAAGAAATTAATTTTTCCCGGCGATGATAAAGACACCATGAATAAGGTAGGCACTCACAAATGAGATGGGTATAACGATCGCCAAGCCTATCATCAACTCGAAAGGAAATAGATTATGCGAACTTGGATCAATAATCATATCAGCAAAAATCCGTGAAAGCATGCCTAACATGACTCCAAATGATACCATGAGGGCATTCCACGCGGGTTGATTTTTTCTGAAAATGCCAACCAGTAAGGTAGCTAAGAATGCTCCAGGCGCCTTAATGTAAAATAGCGATTGGTAGAGCGCGTCTTCTTCTGAAAAATCTGCTGTCCAATAGCCGAAGGCACCGATCAATACTCCAAGAGCGATGGGCAAAACGTTTGATTTTTTCCTCATAACAAAAAAAGACTTGGACATCAAAAAGGTGAAACTTTCTGATAAATCCAAGTCTTTGTAAATCTGAGGTTTTGAGAATTAGGCTACTGGAAGAGCCTTTCTTGCAGCTCGATCTGGATCATTTTTGACTTCACAAGTGTCATTTAGGATCATCGTCTCGCCATTGGCAGCTGTAAATTTTGGCCAGCTTGGAAGTCCCTGAGCATTAGGATTTCCGGTTTTCATAAATGCCAATAAGGAGGCGGTCATTTTTTCAGAAAGAAGTCTGGGACGTTTTCCTCCACCAGT
Above is a window of Algoriphagus sanaruensis DNA encoding:
- the glgP gene encoding alpha-glucan family phosphorylase; amino-acid sequence: MTDFRNYKVPYEPSSEYSKSVAYFSMEFAIHQPLKIYSGGLGFLSGSHLRSAYELKQNLIGIGILWKYGYYDQSRNQDQTLKPEWYEKNNSFLVDTGIKFQVPVHSQPVWVKAWYLPPDTFKSAPLFLLSTDLPENDYLSQTITHKLYDSDTAAKIAQMIILGIGGAKLIDELNFNPEVYHLNEAHGVSSVFYLMKKLGKKEEVQKKLVFTTHTPEEAGNEKHDFYLCDKMSYFYGYSIDEVKALTGMSGDMFNHSLAALRFAHAANGVSKLHGEVSRRMWGEYENIPEIQSITNAQNWKYWADKQLYRFMEEADNEGFDDRKRYLKKRAFEIVADQTGKIFDPDVLTIVWARRFAAYKRPDLITHDFRKFEELVTNSEFPVQIIWAGKPYPMDYGAISVFNSLVHLSKRYKNVAVCTGYELTLSKRLKQASDIWLNNPRVPREASGTSGMTASMNGSVNFSTYDGWICEFAKHGENCFIVPQADYHNLSIQDQDQWDLNHLYEILQGEILPTYYKNKRQWRDIVQSGMTDVRFEFESNRMAKEYYELMYR